CCGGACGGTCCCGAGCAGGGGCCCCCACTCACGGCTCGCGAACTGCCGGAGCGAGGAGGTGCTCAGCGCTGTCAACGGCGGGTCTCCAGGTGTCTGCGGTGCAGCCACTTCGGAAGGCCTGGGGCCTCCAGGAAGCCCTCGGCCCGGCCTGCGGCGATGCCGATCCGCAGCAGGTCCGAACTCTTCTCGAAGAGCATGAACCGTGGTTCCCAGATGGGCCGGTATTTGGCGTTGGCCCGGTAGAGGGACTCGATCTGCCACCAGCGGGAGAAGAAGCTCAGCAGGGAGCGCCACATCCGCAGCACCGGACCGGCGCCGAGGCGGGAGCCGCGCTCGAAGACGGAGCGGAACATGGCGAAGTTCAGCGAGACCTGGGTGACCCCGATCTCCTTGGAACGTTCCAGGAGTTCGATGACCATGAACTCCATCAGGCCGTTCTCGGAGTCCCGGTCGCGGCGCATCAGGTCCAGCGACAGGCCCTTGGGCCCCCACGGCACGAAGGACAGCACGGCCCGCAGATCGCCGTTGCCGTCGGTGCACTCCAGCATCACGCACTGGCCGTCGGCGGGATCGCCCAGTCGGCCCAGCGCCATGGAGAAGCCGCGCTCGGTCGCGCCGTCGCGCCAGTCGTCGGCGCGGCGCAGCAGCTCGTCCATCTCGTCGGCGGGGATGTCGGCGTGGCGGCGGATGCGGACGGTGTACCCGGCCCGCTTGACCCGGTTGTAGGCCTGGCGGACGGTGCGCATGGCGCGGCCCTCCAGGGTGAACTCGCCCGTTTCGACGATGGCCTCGTCGCCGAGCTCCAGGGCGTCGAGGCCGTGCCGGGCGTAGATCTGCCCGGCTTCCTCGCTCGCTCCCATCACGGCCGGCACCCAGCCGTGTTCGCGTGCCTCGGCCAGCCAGGGTTCGATGGCGCCGGGCCAGGCCTCGGGGTCGCCGATGGGGTCGCCGGAGGCGAGGGAGACCCCGCCGACGACACGGTAGGTGACCGCGGCCTTGCCGGTGGGGGACCAGGTGACGGACTTCTCGCGGCGCAGCGCGAAGTACCCCAGGGAGTCCCGGTCGCCCTGCCGGGCGAGGAGTGCGCGCAGCCGCTCCTCGTCCTCCTCGGTGAGCGGGTCGACGGCGCGGCGCGAGCGGAACGCGGCGAACAGCACGGCGACCAGCAGCAGCATGGACATGACGTTGATGAAGACGTCGACCCAGCCCGGGGTGCTGATCATGTGGGTGATCTTGGCTTGCGGCTCCAGGGTGATCAGCCGCATCACGCCGTACTGCCAGCGGTCCCAGAAGGTGGCCTCGCCGCTCTGCGGGGCGGTGTTGGTCGCCCCGACGAGCAGGGCCGCGACCAGCGAGGTGGCCAGCAGCCCGAAGGCGGCGACGGCACTGGCGAGCGCCGGGTTGGAGCGGTCGCCCTTGGCGTAGAACTCGCGGCGGCCCAGCAGCAGGGCGCCGACGAAGAGCGCGGTCACCGTGAGGGAGACCCAGTTCTGGGCGTGCTCGCGGATCTCCTCGTACTGGTACAAGGCCTGCGCGAGCAGCAGGGCCAGGAGGCCGCTGAGCCCGAGGTTGAGGATCCAGGAGGCGCGTTTGCGGCGGCCGAGGGTGACGGCGAGCAGCAGCGTGAAGAGCCCGGAGGCGAAGCCCGCCGTGAGCATGTACGGGGTGTAGAAGTCGTCGGTGTTGTGGTTGCGCAGGTCCTGCCCGAGCGAAACCCACACCGCGCTCAGGAAGTTGACGAAGGCGATCGTCCGCAGGTACCAGATCGCGAACGCCGCCCCGCGCCGTGAGCGCGTGTTCCCCCTGTCGGATCCCTTGTCGCCTGCCTTGTCGGATCCCCTGTCGGTTCCCCTGCCGGCGGGATCGCCGCCGGTCTCTTTCCTGCCGGATGACGGACCGTTCGCCGGTACGGCGCCGCGGTCGGTCTCTGCGCTGGTCAAACGGACCTCTCCCATAAAAACCGATCATATGGGGCGTTACCGTCCAAAAGTGGGCGGCTCCGGGGTCGCGGCCTGGTCAGGACCGCGAACCCCGGCGGCTCATTCCGTCGGCTCCTGCGCCGCCCGCTCAGGGAGCTCCGCCGCGAGGGCGGCGGCGGCCTGGACGAGGGGCAGAGCCAGCAAAGCCCCGGTACCTTCGCCCACAGTGACGCCGTGGTCGAGCAGAGGGTTGAGCGCCATCCGGTCCAGGGCCTTCGCCTGGCCCGGCTCGCCGCTCGCCTGACCGGCCAGCCACCAGTCGGGAGCCCGGAACGCGGCCCGCTGGGCCACCAGCCCGCAGGCCGCCGAGACGACTCCGTCGAGGATGACCGGCGTACGCCGGACCGCGCACTGGAGCAGGAAACCGGTGATGGCGGCTAGGTCGGCGCCGCCGACCGCCGCGAGCAGCGCGACCTGGTCGCCGAGGACCGGGCGGGCCCGGCGCAGGGAGTCGCGGATCGCCGCGCACTTGCGCATCCAGGCCAGGTCGTCGATGGGCAGCCCGCCGCGACCGGTGACCACGGAGGCGTCCGTACCGCACAGCGCCGCGACGAGGGTGGCGGCGACCGTGGTCCCGCCGACGCTCAGGTCCCCGAGCACGACCAGATCCGTACCGGAGTCGGCCTCCTCGTCGGCGATCCGCATCCCGAGACGCAGCGCCGCCTCGGCCTCCTCGGCCGTCAGCGCGTCCTCCACGTCGATCCGGCCGCTGCCGCGCCGCACCCGGTGGCGGACCACGTCCTCGGGCA
This genomic window from Streptomyces sp. NBC_01351 contains:
- a CDS encoding phosphatidylglycerol lysyltransferase domain-containing protein, whose amino-acid sequence is MGEVRLTSAETDRGAVPANGPSSGRKETGGDPAGRGTDRGSDKAGDKGSDRGNTRSRRGAAFAIWYLRTIAFVNFLSAVWVSLGQDLRNHNTDDFYTPYMLTAGFASGLFTLLLAVTLGRRKRASWILNLGLSGLLALLLAQALYQYEEIREHAQNWVSLTVTALFVGALLLGRREFYAKGDRSNPALASAVAAFGLLATSLVAALLVGATNTAPQSGEATFWDRWQYGVMRLITLEPQAKITHMISTPGWVDVFINVMSMLLLVAVLFAAFRSRRAVDPLTEEDEERLRALLARQGDRDSLGYFALRREKSVTWSPTGKAAVTYRVVGGVSLASGDPIGDPEAWPGAIEPWLAEAREHGWVPAVMGASEEAGQIYARHGLDALELGDEAIVETGEFTLEGRAMRTVRQAYNRVKRAGYTVRIRRHADIPADEMDELLRRADDWRDGATERGFSMALGRLGDPADGQCVMLECTDGNGDLRAVLSFVPWGPKGLSLDLMRRDRDSENGLMEFMVIELLERSKEIGVTQVSLNFAMFRSVFERGSRLGAGPVLRMWRSLLSFFSRWWQIESLYRANAKYRPIWEPRFMLFEKSSDLLRIGIAAGRAEGFLEAPGLPKWLHRRHLETRR
- the cobT gene encoding nicotinate-nucleotide--dimethylbenzimidazole phosphoribosyltransferase, which codes for MSTLNLDDFSDLIERPDGGVRRDAEERRERLAVPPGALGRLDELAEWLAAAQGQVPVKPIERPRVVLFAADHGIASEGVSARAAGTAHELVRGVLDGTSPIAVLAGRLGAGVRIVDAGLDCDPELLPEDVVRHRVRRGSGRIDVEDALTAEEAEAALRLGMRIADEEADSGTDLVVLGDLSVGGTTVAATLVAALCGTDASVVTGRGGLPIDDLAWMRKCAAIRDSLRRARPVLGDQVALLAAVGGADLAAITGFLLQCAVRRTPVILDGVVSAACGLVAQRAAFRAPDWWLAGQASGEPGQAKALDRMALNPLLDHGVTVGEGTGALLALPLVQAAAALAAELPERAAQEPTE